The DNA region CATATGCTGCTCAGCCTCCTGACCACGAGCCCGGTCGCGTTCGTCATCGTCGCGGCGGCGCTCGTGCTGTCCCTGACCGTCCACGAGTTCGCCCACGCCTACACCGCCGACCGTCTCGGCGACCCCACGCCCCGGCGCTTCGGGCGCGTGACCCTCAACCCCGGCAAGCACCTCGACCCCTTCGGCACCCTGCTCCTGTTGATCGCGGGCTTCGGCTTCGCCAAGCCGGTGCCCATCAACCCGCGCAACCTGGGACGCTGGGGCACCCTGTGGGTGTCGGCGGCGGGGCCCATCAGCAATCTCCTGATCGCCCTCCTGATGGGCCTGCTCCTGCGCTTCTTGCCGCCCAGCCAGTTCACCGTCGCGGTGCTCTCGACCGTCCTGAGCGTGAACATCGTGCTCGCCGTCTTCAACCTGATTCCCATCCCGCTGCTCGACGGCAGCCGCATCATCGGGGCGCTCATTCCCTCGCTGGGCCGCAGCCTCGCCCAGTTCGAGGCCCAGCCCTTCAGCTTCGTGATCGTGATGCTCTTCATCTTTATCGCGCAGGGGCCGATTGGAAGCATCATCCGCTCGGTGCAGGGGTGGGTTTTCGGCATCGTCGGGCTGCGCTGAGGCCTCAGGACGACGCACAACCCCCGGCGTAGAACCGGGGGCGCTTCTTTTCCCGCCCCTCACCGCAGGTGGAACATCATCACCACGTGTGCCCCCGTGCCGCCCAGCACGAACAGGTGCCAGATCTCGTGGAACCCGAAACCCGGACGGGGATTCCAGCGCCGTGTCCCGTAGATCACGGCCCCGATGGAGTAGAGCACCCCCCCCACCGCCAGCCAGACGAGCGCGGCGGGCGGCAGGTTGCGCGCGAGCTGCGGCAGCAGCCCGAGGGCGATCCAGCCCATCCCCAGGTAGAGCACTGTGCTCACCCAGCGCGGCAAACGCATGGTGACGAGCTTGAGGACGATGCCCGTGACGGCGATACCCCAGATCACGCCGAGCACCCCGCCCCGCCACACGCCCTCCAGGCCGTAGTAGACGACCGGGGTGTAGCTCCCCGCGATCAGGAGAAAGATGCCCGCGTGGTCGAGCTTGCGCAACCACAGGAGCCCCCGCTCGCCGGGCCGGAAGGAGTGGTAACTGGCGGAAGCGGCGTAGAGCCCCACCATGCTCAGCCCGAAGACGACGAAGGGCCAAACAGCCAGGCCGCGCGCCTGCGCCCACCACAGCAGCGGCCCCAACACGGTCAATGCCGCGACCGCCCCGCCCCAGTGGGTGAGGGCGTTGACGGGCTCGCGGGGAGCGGTGAGGAGTCGCTTCACGCTCCCAGCGTAGGGGGTGGGAGGGGAAGGGGCGTGGAGTTGGGACGGGATTCAGGGGGAGACGGTCTTTGGTCTTGGCGGCAGTTGAACAACCAACCTTGTAGCAGTCCCGTCAGGATCCTGTGGGTACCGTACCCACCATGCCAGGACCCTTGATCGCCGCTTTGCTCGCAAGTGCAGCGTTGCAGGCGCACTATTGATGCTCCGAAGGGCGGCGGGCATGGTCGGAACCGTGCTGTTGGTCTCGCTGGGCTTCCTGCTGGCCGACCGCTCCGTGACTGCCACCGAGCAGGACCGCTCTGCCCTGGGACGCCTGCTTGGATTCCGCGGCCCCGTGCGGAGGATGGTTGAGACTGAGACCCCAGTGGACGGCTCAGCCCTTTTCGGAGACGGGCGGACCCAGATGGTGACGGAGGTGTCAAGAGATGGAGCGACGGCGCGGGTCGTGCTGATGCACACGTACCGGGACCGGAAGGGAAAGACGACGACCACCCGAACGGAGAGGCGCTACGTGGTGAGCGGCTCACCCGGGCGCGAAGAGGTGCGCGAGTCTTCTCGCTCGGCGGAGGACCGAAGCGAGACGGTGAGCACCTTCGAAGGGCCATGTCAGGTCAAATCGCTGCACCACCTTTCAAGGAAAAACGATTCGTTCAGCGAAGTAACAGAGACCAAGTGTGACCGCCGGGGCCGAACCCTGGAGCAGGTCACGCGGCGGGGTGAAACGGTCATCAGCCGAGCTACCTTCTCCTGGTTTCCAGGACGGTGGGCGTTCTTAAAACAGTGGAATGCGTCACTCGGCGGTCGTCCCGCGTATCGCAACGATGGCTTCTTGCGATTCGACGCCCACGGGAACAGCCTCAGCTTCGACGGTTCATTGGCAGACCTCCGCCAGCATTACACGTACGACCGGCGGGGA from Deinococcus planocerae includes:
- a CDS encoding site-2 protease family protein; this translates as MLLSLLTTSPVAFVIVAAALVLSLTVHEFAHAYTADRLGDPTPRRFGRVTLNPGKHLDPFGTLLLLIAGFGFAKPVPINPRNLGRWGTLWVSAAGPISNLLIALLMGLLLRFLPPSQFTVAVLSTVLSVNIVLAVFNLIPIPLLDGSRIIGALIPSLGRSLAQFEAQPFSFVIVMLFIFIAQGPIGSIIRSVQGWVFGIVGLR
- the trhA gene encoding PAQR family membrane homeostasis protein TrhA, whose amino-acid sequence is MKRLLTAPREPVNALTHWGGAVAALTVLGPLLWWAQARGLAVWPFVVFGLSMVGLYAASASYHSFRPGERGLLWLRKLDHAGIFLLIAGSYTPVVYYGLEGVWRGGVLGVIWGIAVTGIVLKLVTMRLPRWVSTVLYLGMGWIALGLLPQLARNLPPAALVWLAVGGVLYSIGAVIYGTRRWNPRPGFGFHEIWHLFVLGGTGAHVVMMFHLR